A window of the Virgibacillus pantothenticus genome harbors these coding sequences:
- a CDS encoding MerR family transcriptional regulator — translation MISIKEVTKQTGITVRTMRYYDHIGLLKPADKTEGGHRLYGEKEIKKLQEIQFLKTLGFHLKDIKEMLDDRKLDWFNSLKTQLDYILKEKEKREEIEGILRGLLNEMLIEENINLTKVQRLIQLYQQNFNKREAFLAEIFNKEESELLDYLPNINRGDPDTLEWIALTAQLRKHMPKGVSSPEIQRIIKRMHEKEIETYGDNPEFIKNYGT, via the coding sequence TTGATCTCAATTAAAGAAGTGACCAAACAAACGGGCATTACAGTTAGAACGATGCGATATTATGATCATATAGGTTTGCTTAAACCAGCAGATAAAACGGAAGGCGGCCATAGATTATATGGGGAAAAAGAGATAAAGAAACTGCAAGAAATTCAATTTTTGAAAACTTTGGGATTTCATTTGAAAGATATTAAGGAAATGTTGGATGACCGTAAACTAGATTGGTTTAATAGTCTAAAAACTCAGCTGGATTATATCTTAAAGGAAAAAGAAAAGCGAGAGGAAATTGAAGGTATATTGCGTGGATTATTAAATGAAATGTTAATAGAAGAGAATATTAATTTGACCAAGGTACAGAGACTTATCCAGTTATATCAACAAAACTTTAATAAAAGGGAAGCCTTTCTAGCAGAAATATTTAATAAAGAGGAAAGTGAGTTGTTAGATTACCTACCAAATATAAATCGTGGTGACCCTGATACACTTGAATGGATTGCCTTAACGGCTCAATTAAGAAAGCATATGCCAAAAGGTGTTTCATCACCAGAAATTCAACGCATCATAAAACGTATGCACGAAAAAGAAATAGAGACCTACGGAGATAATCCAGAATTTATAAAAAACTATGGGACGTAA
- a CDS encoding ABC transporter permease, producing MFSRLIYRNAKRSRKENVIYFATLVTAVASFYIILSLGRQDVILFLKEFESDAIDKLLALMPIVYLFALFLLFFLILFANQYQLNRRSKEFGLYLMLGMRKERLVLQLVAEGLMTSILALIGGILIGGFLAEIISLTVSKLVGQGIIGHQISLSVSAIIFTIIGFLFIQLIALAILGGRLFNQEVHQLLYEQMDKKQDMGHFKGNVLHILVGIVLLGVAYWIVLYRFMDFAGLLLFVALALGCLGTIFFMRGFGKLFGLLASLSEGKSTKGLRTFTLRQFQENVANKSTSVAVTSILITLAIILITNGASTIIGFDSAITRTSSLYDFTVHGDHQKVEQFLTSEKMVPYVEDLNLLEIGKMKFQDEREENDLPVSLVDWPELREQLIMALPSNYKEQLLSGEMQGYTISSENPEALNLLGVLEIDAKAPYLIPESSYNGLLKAIGEKPLNLHADEIALYFNPDLLHMDNLESMPVLDRILEKAEKEGRSLMSIHDQEISIRPSTPMRGLVADRSIEIHSAFIVPDSMFEDLLNTETYVSYWNFRIPQKLQDEQGLMKPMMEARDLLQSSGFQFESYLQNFGRQLFYVVAGSYTTLYVGFLFLIIACTVLALQFLTQMKQTGGRYVTLSMLGAKRKQMKKSMHRQVMLTFLLPMSLACVSAAVGIRAMISFVVISIEDNALLYPIAFTFACVVIIIFVIYGIAVARTADHEIDKLRWKPNID from the coding sequence ATGTTCTCTAGGCTGATTTATCGTAATGCGAAGCGAAGTCGGAAGGAAAATGTCATCTACTTTGCAACACTTGTCACAGCAGTAGCCTCGTTTTATATCATACTTTCACTTGGGAGACAAGATGTTATTTTATTTTTAAAGGAATTTGAAAGTGATGCGATCGATAAACTCTTAGCCCTCATGCCCATCGTGTATCTATTTGCCTTATTTCTATTGTTTTTCTTGATTTTATTTGCTAATCAGTACCAATTAAATCGGAGAAGCAAAGAGTTTGGACTCTACCTCATGTTAGGAATGCGCAAAGAGCGTCTTGTTCTTCAACTTGTTGCAGAGGGGCTTATGACGTCTATTTTGGCACTCATTGGCGGCATTTTAATAGGCGGATTTTTAGCGGAAATCATTAGCTTGACGGTTTCTAAACTAGTCGGACAGGGAATTATCGGTCATCAAATAAGCTTGTCGGTAAGCGCGATAATCTTTACGATCATCGGTTTTTTATTCATCCAGCTCATTGCATTAGCCATTCTTGGCGGAAGATTATTTAATCAAGAGGTACATCAACTACTTTATGAGCAAATGGATAAGAAACAAGATATGGGACATTTTAAAGGCAACGTACTCCATATTTTAGTGGGTATTGTCTTACTAGGTGTTGCCTATTGGATTGTTTTATATCGTTTTATGGATTTTGCAGGACTGCTTCTGTTTGTGGCATTGGCTCTCGGATGTTTAGGAACGATCTTTTTTATGAGGGGATTTGGAAAACTATTTGGCTTATTGGCAAGCTTGTCCGAGGGTAAATCTACGAAAGGGCTGCGCACATTTACTTTAAGACAGTTCCAGGAAAACGTAGCGAATAAATCCACTTCTGTTGCTGTAACATCGATTCTAATCACGTTGGCGATCATTTTGATCACAAATGGTGCTTCAACTATTATCGGTTTCGATAGTGCTATTACTAGGACTTCCTCGTTATATGATTTTACGGTTCATGGAGATCATCAAAAGGTTGAGCAATTTCTTACTTCAGAAAAAATGGTACCATATGTAGAGGACTTAAATCTATTAGAAATTGGGAAAATGAAATTTCAGGATGAACGTGAGGAAAATGACTTGCCTGTATCGTTGGTAGACTGGCCTGAATTAAGAGAGCAGCTCATTATGGCTCTGCCAAGCAACTATAAAGAGCAGCTTTTATCCGGAGAAATGCAGGGTTACACGATCAGTTCGGAAAACCCTGAAGCACTTAACTTGCTTGGGGTCCTAGAGATTGATGCAAAAGCACCTTACCTCATTCCTGAATCATCTTATAATGGACTTTTAAAGGCAATAGGAGAAAAACCACTGAACCTGCATGCAGATGAAATTGCCCTATACTTTAATCCAGACCTTTTGCATATGGATAATCTAGAGAGCATGCCTGTACTAGATCGTATTCTTGAAAAGGCTGAAAAAGAAGGGCGAAGTTTGATGAGCATTCATGATCAGGAAATATCTATACGCCCATCAACTCCAATGAGGGGATTAGTCGCAGACCGTTCGATAGAAATTCATTCCGCATTTATCGTCCCTGATTCTATGTTTGAAGACTTATTAAATACGGAAACATATGTGTCCTATTGGAATTTTCGCATCCCACAAAAGCTGCAAGATGAGCAAGGTTTAATGAAACCAATGATGGAAGCTAGAGACTTATTACAATCTTCAGGCTTTCAGTTTGAAAGTTATTTGCAAAACTTTGGACGTCAACTCTTCTATGTTGTTGCGGGAAGTTATACGACACTATATGTGGGATTCTTATTCTTGATTATTGCTTGCACAGTATTAGCTTTACAATTTTTGACACAGATGAAGCAGACGGGCGGGCGCTATGTAACACTTTCCATGTTGGGAGCAAAACGTAAGCAAATGAAAAAATCGATGCATAGACAGGTAATGTTGACTTTTCTGTTACCTATGTCTCTCGCATGCGTGAGTGCAGCTGTTGGGATAAGGGCGATGATTTCATTTGTTGTTATTAGCATCGAAGATAACGCGTTACTTTATCCGATTGCCTTTACCTTTGCATGCGTAGTCATCATCATTTTCGTGATTTATGGAATAGCAGTTGCCCGTACAGCAGATCATGAGATCGATAAATTGCGCTGGAAGCCAAATATAGATTAA
- a CDS encoding efflux RND transporter permease subunit: MSAFMELKEVNVPKEIYHINGERSISIFADIDGRDLGAVNRDVQNMVENYKLDSGYSVSLGGELEEQQELMKDTIFVLVISIFLVYLVMAVQFNHFGQPLIVMSTIPVTIIGVILGMFMTQMELNIMSAMGLIMLVGIVLNNAILLIHRTNQLLIAGHSLHASIINAGQDRIRPIFMTTLTTVGGMIPLAMASGMSADYQAPVATVIISGLLFSTLITLVLIPAIYRLFSRA, translated from the coding sequence TTGTCAGCTTTTATGGAGTTAAAGGAAGTAAATGTACCTAAAGAGATTTATCATATAAATGGAGAACGATCTATATCTATATTTGCTGATATTGATGGTAGAGACCTAGGAGCAGTTAACAGAGATGTTCAAAATATGGTGGAGAACTATAAATTAGACTCTGGATACTCAGTCTCCTTAGGTGGTGAGCTGGAAGAACAGCAAGAATTGATGAAAGATACAATTTTCGTTTTAGTTATTTCCATATTTTTAGTTTATCTGGTAATGGCTGTTCAATTCAATCATTTCGGCCAACCACTCATTGTTATGTCTACCATTCCAGTTACAATTATTGGGGTAATACTTGGAATGTTTATGACACAAATGGAACTAAATATTATGTCAGCAATGGGATTAATCATGCTAGTGGGAATAGTTCTAAACAATGCTATCTTGTTGATCCATCGAACAAACCAACTCCTTATAGCAGGGCATTCTCTCCATGCTTCCATTATAAACGCTGGCCAAGACCGGATTCGTCCTATTTTCATGACCACACTTACTACGGTTGGTGGTATGATTCCGTTAGCAATGGCGTCGGGAATGTCAGCAGACTACCAAGCACCTGTGGCAACGGTAATTATATCAGGGCTCTTATTTTCTACTTTAATTACTTTAGTTTTAATACCAGCTATTTATCGTTTATTTTCGAGAGCGTAA
- a CDS encoding sensor histidine kinase, producing the protein MKWIKQIYDCFHAYKQWFLILMATSLLFSYLAWLAYPETFKVLVGLMIVFTLAIVSLSVFLIMRKQKIIEVAFQDFLLEPNETNEERLCRVAPKTHWSIIRKMGSTLRSYQSELNDQVIELTDYENYIEGWVHEMKKPLSLMTLVLDNRSDEMSPLVRQRMLHIRDQMHGDVERILYFARLGAAHKDYIFEPINVLAFCKQTVEDHQTLLDESGFQVQFKGEEMEILSDRKGLAFILEQIIFNSTKYVAQNQNHPILEFETGYDRASDQSLLYIRDNGPGVSEEDLAFIFDKGFTGGRGTYTRQATGMGLFLVSKMAYDLAIQLDAKSELGSGLTIALKFPNVKR; encoded by the coding sequence GTGAAATGGATAAAGCAAATCTATGATTGTTTTCATGCCTATAAACAATGGTTTCTTATCTTAATGGCTACAAGCCTCCTTTTTAGTTATTTAGCTTGGCTGGCTTACCCAGAAACCTTTAAGGTGTTGGTGGGGCTCATGATTGTTTTTACGCTAGCGATTGTTTCGTTGTCTGTATTCCTAATCATGAGAAAGCAAAAAATAATCGAAGTTGCCTTTCAAGATTTTTTGTTAGAACCAAATGAGACGAACGAAGAAAGATTGTGCCGGGTAGCTCCTAAGACACATTGGTCCATTATCCGTAAAATGGGAAGTACCCTAAGATCGTATCAGTCGGAACTGAATGATCAAGTCATTGAACTCACCGATTATGAAAACTACATCGAAGGATGGGTTCACGAAATGAAAAAGCCGCTTTCATTGATGACATTGGTATTAGATAACCGCAGTGACGAAATGTCTCCCCTTGTGAGACAGCGTATGCTTCATATTAGAGATCAAATGCATGGAGACGTAGAGCGAATTTTGTATTTTGCAAGGCTTGGGGCTGCTCATAAAGATTATATTTTTGAACCAATAAATGTGCTCGCATTTTGCAAACAGACTGTTGAAGACCATCAAACACTACTAGATGAATCCGGTTTTCAAGTACAGTTCAAAGGTGAAGAGATGGAGATTTTATCCGACCGTAAAGGATTAGCTTTCATATTAGAACAAATCATCTTTAACAGTACGAAATACGTTGCGCAGAATCAGAATCATCCCATTTTGGAGTTTGAAACGGGTTATGATCGAGCGAGTGATCAAAGCCTTTTATATATTCGTGATAATGGGCCTGGTGTCTCTGAAGAAGATTTAGCCTTTATTTTTGATAAGGGCTTTACTGGAGGGCGAGGTACCTATACAAGACAAGCAACAGGCATGGGACTCTTCTTAGTGAGCAAGATGGCTTATGATTTAGCCATTCAGTTGGATGCAAAATCAGAGCTTGGTTCGGGGTTGACCATAGCGCTCAAATTTCCAAATGTGAAACGATAA
- a CDS encoding ABC transporter ATP-binding protein — MTTQGKLLEVQDLQKNFGKKDNITKALNGVSFDILPGEFLGIMGPSGSGKTTLLNCIATIIKPTSGRVLLNGKNISAFDSKDLAEYRGTRIGYLFQDFALLDNLTGQENILLPLSIHGVDFTKARAKLNELASFLEITDILHKFPSQMSGGQKQRVAAARSLISDPDIVLADEPTGALDTRSAKLLMNKLEGINRSSGRTILMVSHDPNAASFCSRILFIQDGVIFHELRRKQDESREKFYDRILRVLAQLGGGSANVL, encoded by the coding sequence ATGACTACACAAGGAAAATTACTAGAAGTTCAAGACTTACAAAAAAACTTCGGAAAGAAAGACAATATAACAAAAGCTTTAAACGGTGTCAGTTTTGATATTCTCCCAGGAGAATTCTTGGGAATCATGGGACCAAGTGGTTCTGGTAAAACGACATTATTAAACTGCATTGCAACGATTATAAAGCCAACATCTGGGCGGGTGCTTTTAAATGGTAAAAACATCAGTGCTTTTGACAGTAAAGATTTAGCAGAGTATCGGGGCACTCGAATTGGATATTTGTTTCAAGACTTTGCACTGCTAGATAATTTAACGGGTCAAGAAAATATCCTATTGCCACTGTCTATTCATGGGGTGGATTTTACAAAAGCACGTGCTAAATTAAATGAGCTGGCAAGTTTTTTAGAAATAACAGATATCCTTCATAAATTCCCTTCTCAGATGTCTGGGGGACAAAAGCAAAGGGTAGCTGCTGCTCGCAGTTTGATTTCTGATCCGGATATCGTTCTTGCAGATGAACCAACAGGAGCATTAGACACACGCTCTGCAAAACTCTTAATGAATAAGCTGGAAGGAATTAATAGAAGTAGTGGAAGAACAATTTTAATGGTCAGCCATGACCCGAATGCTGCAAGCTTTTGCTCAAGAATCCTTTTTATTCAAGATGGTGTCATCTTTCATGAACTGCGCCGTAAACAAGATGAGTCTCGCGAGAAATTTTATGACAGAATTTTAAGGGTACTAGCTCAGCTTGGGGGAGGGAGCGCAAATGTTCTCTAG
- a CDS encoding efflux RND transporter permease subunit, which translates to MKLLKYIIKRKVFISLLVILIIFLGSYAFLNLDRELTPVVDLNGASIEVDAGDLTVADVKSNITTPLEQELQKIDGVNKIESTTYLGGSSIQASFEDGYDKDLGRELETIVQSFKNNSSVIKKVDVSRNGSGTKYGFILDISGGDMSEMTEFASSVLKPRLEQLPEVQDVKFSGIKDLGMILKEPKNHY; encoded by the coding sequence ATGAAATTACTAAAGTACATTATTAAAAGAAAAGTTTTCATTAGTTTGTTGGTCATTTTAATTATCTTTTTGGGAAGTTATGCTTTCTTGAATTTAGATAGAGAATTGACTCCCGTTGTTGACTTAAATGGTGCCTCAATTGAAGTTGATGCAGGAGATTTAACTGTGGCGGATGTGAAAAGTAACATTACAACGCCACTTGAACAAGAATTACAAAAAATTGATGGAGTAAATAAGATTGAATCAACTACTTATTTGGGGGGAAGCTCAATCCAGGCTTCTTTTGAAGATGGTTATGACAAGGATTTGGGGAGAGAATTAGAAACGATAGTACAATCATTTAAAAATAATTCCTCCGTAATAAAAAAGGTTGATGTTAGCAGGAACGGCTCGGGAACAAAATACGGATTCATTTTAGATATTTCTGGTGGAGATATGTCTGAGATGACCGAATTTGCGTCAAGTGTATTAAAACCTCGTTTGGAACAACTGCCAGAAGTGCAGGATGTTAAATTTTCAGGGATAAAAGATCTTGGGATGATTTTAAAGGAACCAAAGAATCATTATTAA
- a CDS encoding response regulator transcription factor yields MARVAVVEDDSWMREELMDILQKEGFEAVAITDFHDVVTQIATLAPNLVLLDINLPEQSGFEICKSLKSKGIGPILMLTSRDKLQDELHGLHLGADDYLTKPCNRDRLLARIQNLLRRFAGQPDLIDGGSFSLDPNTFTLYKGSASLLLSANEGKILLALVQNRPEVVPKSTLSELLWGTDQFIDENALQVNLTRLRKTLRQLGLENEIETIRGQGYRLRGQEKP; encoded by the coding sequence GTGGCGAGGGTTGCTGTTGTCGAAGATGATTCATGGATGAGAGAAGAGTTAATGGATATATTGCAAAAAGAAGGGTTTGAAGCAGTAGCAATTACGGACTTTCATGATGTAGTCACTCAAATTGCCACTTTGGCACCAAACTTAGTCTTATTGGACATCAATTTACCGGAACAATCAGGTTTTGAAATATGTAAAAGTCTAAAATCCAAAGGGATTGGTCCCATATTGATGCTTACTTCCAGAGATAAGTTACAAGATGAATTACATGGTCTTCATTTAGGCGCAGATGATTATCTCACAAAGCCATGTAATCGAGACCGATTATTGGCGCGCATCCAGAACTTGCTAAGAAGGTTTGCAGGACAACCAGACTTGATCGATGGTGGCAGTTTTTCATTAGATCCAAATACCTTTACTTTATATAAAGGGTCCGCGTCGTTATTATTATCAGCGAATGAAGGAAAAATTTTATTGGCTTTAGTACAAAATAGGCCTGAGGTTGTACCCAAGTCAACACTAAGTGAACTTTTATGGGGAACAGACCAATTTATAGATGAAAATGCCCTTCAAGTAAATCTGACACGCTTACGAAAAACATTGCGGCAATTGGGCTTGGAAAATGAAATTGAGACAATCAGGGGCCAAGGGTATCGACTGAGGGGGCAAGAGAAGCCGTGA